Sequence from the Candidatus Poribacteria bacterium genome:
CCGAGAAGTCGGCATCGCCACTTTGGAAGGATTCTGTGGTGAGCACCTCAATACCCTTTGCAGTAAACGCTTCTTGCAATGCCGTGTCTCGATCTGTAGAAAAACCATCGGTTTCATCATACATTGTAGCCACGCGTTGATAGCCGAGTTTCGCGTGTGTTACCTCTATACCTTTAGGAACCACAACGTCTGTCGTGAGCGGGATCCGAAAGACAAAATCACCGATTGCGCTAAGACCGCGCTCACCCGATGTCGGGCTGATTGCGACAATCTGATTCTCTTGCGCAATAGGAAAAGCCGCTCTCGTTGCGCTTGACGACGCTGGCCCGATAATAACAGACATGCTGTCTTCATGAATTAGTTTATTGAAAGCATCAACCGCACCCTCCGGCGTACTGGTGTCGTCTTCAATGATAAACTTGAGTTTTGTATTGCTGGGTCGCGATTCGGAGGGTACGCCCCCTACAAGTTGCGGGTTGTTAATTTCATTGAGAGCGAGGTCGAACCCTTGTTTCATGAGTTCACCTGCGGCAGCCAAGTGCCCCGTCAAAGGTAAAACGACTCCGATGGAGATCTCGTCGCTTTTACCTTCTACCTGTG
This genomic interval carries:
- a CDS encoding ABC transporter substrate-binding protein codes for the protein MKSFMLIVAIATLIIGFSACERVSQVVQPTTPQVEGKSDEISIGVVLPLTGHLAAAGELMKQGFDLALNEINNPQLVGGVPSESRPSNTKLKFIIEDDTSTPEGAVDAFNKLIHEDSMSVIIGPASSSATRAAFPIAQENQIVAISPTSGERGLSAIGDFVFRIPLTTDVVVPKGIEVTHAKLGYQRVATMYDETDGFSTDRDTALQEAFTAKGIEVLTTESFQSGDADFSAQLTRIQALNPDAIFVSALPPEKPGILIQARQLGISVPFIVSSVTDVEVAAAGAAAEGVITFIGWLPTDDTPGNQAFVKNYSAIYGMEPNVFATASYASVHILAEAIKNAQATDAISIRDALANIRDLDTVFGKFSFNADGDAVYEPRVLIAKNGTLQPFE